The following coding sequences are from one Bacteroidota bacterium window:
- a CDS encoding CPBP family intramembrane metalloprotease: protein MFEAWHPGYTAPVIAISLLTLGYITYFFLSESNRLRLSFIRKYGEERSKSMWFFFQKCSGFICLGIIPGLVILISHTLRLTDAGINFRNFKESVLWILGLSVLMVIINFFSARKPENLKTYPQIRIREWTTLMLIVSSLGWILYLLGYEFLFRGILLFSCMPLFGMWPSIAINVAFYSLVHIPKGLKETVAAVPMGIILCFLTIKTGSIWVAFFTHVALALSNHFFSIYYHPDMHVKHKVS, encoded by the coding sequence ATGTTTGAAGCCTGGCATCCCGGATATACTGCTCCTGTTATTGCTATTTCGCTATTAACCCTTGGTTATATCACTTATTTTTTTCTTTCAGAATCCAACCGTCTTCGCCTATCCTTTATTCGTAAATATGGCGAAGAAAGATCAAAGTCCATGTGGTTTTTTTTTCAGAAATGTTCCGGCTTTATCTGTCTTGGCATCATACCCGGTCTTGTCATTCTTATTAGCCATACATTGCGACTGACAGATGCCGGAATAAACTTCCGGAATTTTAAAGAGTCCGTGCTATGGATATTAGGTTTATCTGTTTTAATGGTTATAATTAATTTTTTTTCAGCCCGAAAGCCTGAAAATCTGAAGACTTACCCCCAGATAAGGATCAGGGAATGGACAACTTTAATGCTTATCGTGAGTTCTTTGGGATGGATTTTATATCTTCTTGGTTATGAGTTTTTGTTCCGGGGTATTTTATTGTTTTCATGCATGCCACTATTCGGCATGTGGCCCAGCATAGCAATTAATGTTGCGTTCTATTCACTAGTGCACATACCAAAAGGATTGAAAGAAACTGTGGCTGCAGTGCCTATGGGAATAATACTGTGTTTTTTAACCATAAAAACGGGATCTATATGGGTGGCTTTCTTTACCCATGTGGCTCTTGCTTTATCAAACCATTTCTTTTCTATTTATTATCATCCCGACATGCATGTGAAGCACAAAGTCAGCTAA
- a CDS encoding rhodanese-like domain-containing protein produces the protein MKMITAIKLKEKIDNGEMIQIIDIRDTIDFEICHIAKSISIPKSEVMDNIDKIARDIPVVFYCKYGVKSPTSIKTLENEAGFTNLYSLQDGIYDWAKEVERSILNLI, from the coding sequence ATGAAAATGATAACGGCTATAAAGCTAAAGGAAAAGATAGATAATGGCGAAATGATTCAGATCATTGATATCCGGGATACCATTGATTTTGAAATATGTCATATCGCAAAGTCTATTTCTATTCCCAAAAGTGAGGTCATGGATAATATTGATAAGATTGCCAGGGATATACCAGTTGTGTTTTATTGTAAATATGGTGTGAAAAGCCCAACCTCCATAAAGACACTGGAGAATGAAGCGGGCTTCACCAATCTATATTCTTTACAGGATGGCATTTATGACTGGGCCAAAGAGGTGGAACGGTCAATATTAAACCTTATATGA
- a CDS encoding replication-associated recombination protein A, whose protein sequence is MNQLAPLAEQMRPATLEDFLGQEHLTGKESVLRKAIRSGNIPSMILWGPPGVGKTTLAFIISKQLNRPFYTLSAVSSGVKEVRAVIDKAMDDQHQAILFIDEIHRFNKSQQDSLLNAVEKGIITLIGATTENPSFEVIPPLLSRCQVYILKAFEKKDLVVLLSKAKSHLEKQKSITIDIKEDEALLRISGGDARKLLNALELIVQSEDPKNTVIVIDNRKTIQVIQQNLALYDKTGEMHYDIISAFIKSMRGSDPNGAVYWLARMIEAGEDPKFIARRMVILASEDIGNANPNALLLANACFEAVNKTGYPECRIILSQTAIYLASSPKSNASYMAIEGALDLVRKTGDLPVPLHIRNAPTSLMKEIGYGKDYKYAHDFVNNFIEQEFLPDLIKGTKLYDPQNNTREIELRKLLKSLWKNKYNY, encoded by the coding sequence ATGAATCAGCTTGCCCCTCTTGCCGAACAGATGCGACCTGCTACCCTTGAAGATTTCCTTGGTCAGGAGCACCTGACCGGAAAGGAGTCTGTTCTCCGCAAAGCTATCAGGTCGGGAAATATTCCTTCAATGATCTTATGGGGACCACCCGGCGTCGGGAAAACTACGCTGGCATTTATCATTTCAAAACAGCTTAACCGCCCCTTTTATACATTAAGTGCGGTCAGCTCAGGTGTAAAAGAGGTCAGAGCTGTAATTGACAAGGCTATGGATGATCAACACCAGGCTATTTTGTTTATCGATGAAATCCACCGCTTCAATAAATCCCAGCAGGATTCCTTGCTTAATGCTGTTGAGAAAGGCATCATCACCCTTATTGGCGCTACCACCGAAAATCCATCCTTTGAAGTCATCCCTCCACTTCTTTCACGATGCCAGGTATATATCCTTAAAGCCTTTGAAAAAAAAGATCTGGTGGTGCTTCTGTCAAAAGCCAAATCACATCTTGAAAAGCAAAAAAGCATCACAATCGATATAAAGGAAGACGAGGCTCTCCTTCGCATTTCAGGAGGTGATGCACGTAAACTGCTCAATGCACTGGAACTGATTGTTCAGTCGGAGGATCCAAAGAATACGGTCATAGTAATTGATAATAGGAAAACCATTCAGGTTATACAACAGAATCTTGCTCTTTATGATAAAACGGGAGAAATGCATTACGACATTATTTCCGCTTTCATCAAATCGATGAGAGGCAGTGATCCGAATGGCGCTGTATACTGGCTGGCACGAATGATTGAAGCCGGTGAAGATCCGAAGTTCATAGCTCGCCGCATGGTGATCCTTGCTTCAGAGGATATTGGCAACGCAAATCCAAATGCTCTCCTGCTGGCCAATGCCTGCTTTGAAGCAGTGAATAAAACCGGCTATCCGGAATGCAGGATAATTCTTTCTCAGACGGCAATTTATCTTGCCTCTTCCCCCAAAAGTAATGCGTCTTATATGGCCATTGAAGGAGCATTAGACCTCGTCAGAAAAACCGGCGACCTGCCTGTTCCCTTGCATATCCGTAATGCACCTACAAGCCTGATGAAAGAAATTGGTTATGGAAAAGATTATAAATATGCACACGACTTTGTGAACAACTTCATTGAACAAGAGTTTTTGCCTGATCTGATCAAAGGAACTAAACTGTATGATCCTCAGAATAATACCAGAGAAATTGAATTACGAAAACTACTGAAGTCCTTATGGAAAAATAAATATAATTACTGA
- the kdsA gene encoding 3-deoxy-8-phosphooctulonate synthase, with product MLTSIPKLQHLSHHNFFLIAGPCVIENEDNPFEIAEIICDITDRLHIPYIFKASYRKANRSRLDSFTGIGDKKGLEILRLIGDQYQVPTLTDIHSVEEAAMAARYVDVLQIPAFLCRQTDILVAAAKTGKPINIKKGQFLSAQSMHFAIEKVRQSGNNLVMVTERGSMFGYQDIIVDYRNIPLMKTFGVPVVLDATHSLQQPNQEHGISGGHPELIEVIACAGIAAGADGLFIETHPDPSAALSDGANMLELSQLEEILKKLIRIRKAITWE from the coding sequence ATGCTTACGAGCATTCCAAAACTACAGCACCTTTCGCATCATAATTTCTTTCTGATTGCCGGACCGTGTGTCATTGAAAACGAAGATAATCCTTTCGAAATAGCCGAAATCATCTGTGATATTACCGACCGGCTTCATATTCCATATATTTTCAAAGCTTCCTATCGTAAGGCAAACCGTTCACGCCTTGATTCATTCACAGGTATTGGTGATAAGAAGGGGCTGGAAATATTGCGTTTGATCGGTGACCAGTACCAAGTTCCGACATTAACCGACATACATTCTGTTGAAGAAGCTGCCATGGCAGCCAGGTATGTCGATGTTTTACAGATACCGGCGTTTTTATGCCGCCAGACAGATATTCTGGTGGCTGCTGCAAAGACCGGAAAACCAATAAATATTAAAAAAGGACAATTCCTTTCAGCGCAATCAATGCATTTTGCCATTGAAAAAGTAAGACAATCGGGTAATAACCTTGTCATGGTAACTGAACGTGGCTCGATGTTCGGCTATCAGGACATTATTGTTGACTACAGGAATATACCATTAATGAAAACCTTCGGTGTGCCGGTCGTTCTGGATGCCACCCACTCCTTGCAGCAGCCGAATCAGGAACATGGCATATCTGGTGGCCATCCCGAATTAATCGAAGTTATTGCCTGTGCTGGAATTGCTGCTGGTGCTGATGGCCTGTTTATTGAAACTCACCCGGATCCCTCCGCGGCCCTCTCCGATGGCGCTAATATGCTTGAATTATCTCAGCTCGAAGAGATTCTGAAAAAGTTGATACGCATCCGCAAAGCTATTACCTGGGAATAA
- a CDS encoding Yip1 family protein, translating into MNTNNLIQRVKNILFTPKNEWKVISSETPGIMKLLLGYILPLALLPTAARIIGTTIFGLGAGWVAGTYGSFSWGLAFGVSYFISVFVTILLAAFVIDVLAPAFKSEKSFGRSLQLVAYSYTPVLIAGILYIIPVLGVLIFIMGLYSIYIIFIGLPDIKKTPDDSKVGYLLISAIVLIVVMIIVSFLLRLIIGGILFQSASPYWLF; encoded by the coding sequence ATGAACACGAACAATCTTATTCAGCGTGTTAAGAATATTCTTTTCACGCCCAAAAATGAATGGAAAGTCATTTCCAGTGAAACACCAGGTATTATGAAGTTGTTACTGGGGTATATTTTGCCTTTGGCATTATTACCTACAGCAGCCCGGATCATAGGTACGACTATTTTTGGGCTCGGTGCAGGATGGGTCGCCGGCACTTATGGGAGTTTTTCATGGGGTTTGGCTTTTGGCGTATCGTACTTCATTTCTGTTTTTGTGACTATCCTTCTGGCTGCTTTTGTCATTGATGTCCTGGCACCAGCATTTAAATCGGAAAAGAGTTTTGGAAGGTCATTACAGCTGGTTGCTTATTCATATACGCCGGTGCTTATAGCAGGGATATTATATATCATCCCGGTATTAGGGGTACTGATATTTATAATGGGATTATATTCCATTTATATTATTTTTATTGGTCTTCCTGATATTAAGAAAACGCCTGATGACAGCAAAGTCGGATATTTACTCATCAGTGCGATCGTCCTGATCGTGGTTATGATAATCGTATCTTTCCTGTTGAGACTAATAATAGGAGGGATCTTATTCCAATCCGCAAGTCCCTACTGGTTATTTTAA
- a CDS encoding DUF4831 family protein → MNKSSAFIKILRVIITFWLFVIPHTLFSQLKIYHIDNVNAVSGKSGTFFSLPMTCLKIDIDLTEIHRYRGPYSDFAFQYLGIENVVTSNQTEFEISRMRITAFSEPDPEALYFVEYGEKQSKEERSVLVDLTSNGLLRQFSYNMPASEDEKVMKKEQEILQEDSKSISDSNVFKYFTTPNKVEKIDTIIKRMTIDTTTIEDISLNRNVVTKTLEQRALEAASQVERIRNFRFNLLSGYQEVNYDRKTLEYMDNRLAEMEEQYISLFKGAIIEKPIMISIVYIPAPEKNSEADVVCRFQKEKGIRPASETSADPVSIHVKSLDGSQPEWDAGTLSLNGIDGVFYRIPVQTRVMVMYKDRTLFTGEFEISQLGRTGYIPVNEKFRIQYYPESGSIKSVEVR, encoded by the coding sequence ATGAACAAATCATCAGCTTTTATAAAAATTTTGCGTGTTATAATTACTTTTTGGCTTTTTGTGATTCCACATACACTCTTTAGTCAGCTGAAAATCTATCACATAGATAATGTCAATGCGGTTTCCGGGAAGAGTGGGACCTTTTTTTCCCTCCCTATGACATGCCTGAAAATTGATATTGACCTTACTGAAATTCACCGTTACCGTGGGCCTTATTCCGATTTCGCTTTTCAGTATCTGGGAATTGAAAATGTTGTTACGTCCAACCAAACAGAATTTGAAATATCGCGGATGAGGATCACAGCATTCTCTGAACCTGATCCGGAAGCTTTGTATTTTGTTGAATATGGCGAAAAACAGTCAAAAGAAGAGCGGTCAGTTCTGGTCGATCTGACAAGTAACGGATTATTACGGCAATTTTCTTATAATATGCCTGCATCAGAAGACGAAAAGGTCATGAAGAAAGAACAGGAAATCCTGCAGGAAGATAGCAAATCAATCAGTGACAGTAACGTCTTCAAGTATTTTACTACACCTAATAAGGTAGAAAAGATTGATACCATCATTAAGCGTATGACTATTGATACGACCACCATTGAAGACATATCCCTTAACCGTAACGTAGTTACCAAGACACTTGAGCAAAGGGCATTGGAGGCTGCTTCCCAGGTGGAGAGGATCAGGAATTTCAGGTTTAATCTTCTTTCAGGTTACCAGGAGGTCAATTATGACAGAAAAACTCTGGAGTATATGGATAATCGACTTGCTGAGATGGAAGAGCAGTATATATCTCTTTTCAAGGGTGCGATTATTGAAAAGCCGATAATGATAAGCATAGTTTATATTCCTGCCCCGGAAAAAAACAGTGAGGCGGATGTGGTTTGCCGATTCCAGAAAGAGAAGGGGATAAGACCGGCATCGGAAACTTCAGCAGATCCTGTCAGCATTCATGTTAAAAGCCTGGATGGCTCGCAGCCTGAATGGGATGCCGGCACTCTGTCACTAAATGGGATCGATGGAGTTTTTTACCGTATTCCTGTACAAACCAGAGTAATGGTAATGTATAAAGACCGGACATTGTTTACAGGTGAGTTTGAGATTTCACAATTAGGAAGGACAGGATATATTCCGGTAAATGAAAAGTTCAGGATTCAATATTATCCTGAAAGCGGCTCTATTAAAAGTGTGGAAGTCAGATAA
- a CDS encoding PstS family phosphate ABC transporter substrate-binding protein, translating into MKNISYSAWLFISFLILMSATLAPGCKEDGEKTGRVHKSKLRGTITISGAFALYPMTVKWAEEFQKLHPKVRIDVSAGGAGKGMTDALSGMVDLGMISRGITQAEIDKGAWFIAVAKDAVVPTINSKNPYLEIILKHGITKQKFQDIFLTQVISDWNLYDDENLQATRMNVFTRSDACGAAQMWGEFLGKNQESLNGVGVFGDPGMADAIKNDMYAIGYNNINYVYDMTTRGKREGLEIIPVDLNENGTIDPDENFYSTLDAMITAIKDNKYPSPPARDLYFVSQGKPKNAVVVAFIKWILTDGQNFVNESGYVRLSEEKIGNELTKL; encoded by the coding sequence ATGAAGAATATTAGTTACTCTGCATGGTTGTTCATAAGTTTTTTGATACTGATGTCGGCCACACTGGCTCCCGGATGTAAAGAGGATGGAGAAAAAACCGGAAGGGTTCATAAAAGTAAGCTGAGGGGGACTATCACCATATCTGGAGCCTTTGCATTATATCCGATGACCGTTAAATGGGCTGAGGAATTTCAGAAACTTCATCCCAAAGTCAGGATAGATGTTTCTGCTGGTGGTGCTGGTAAAGGCATGACCGATGCATTATCCGGCATGGTTGATCTGGGTATGATTTCCAGAGGTATCACACAGGCTGAAATCGATAAGGGAGCCTGGTTCATCGCTGTTGCAAAAGATGCTGTCGTCCCTACGATCAACAGCAAAAACCCCTACCTCGAAATCATTCTGAAACATGGTATAACAAAACAGAAATTCCAGGATATCTTCCTCACTCAGGTTATTAGTGACTGGAACCTATACGATGACGAAAACCTCCAGGCAACACGTATGAATGTCTTCACCCGTTCCGATGCCTGTGGTGCTGCCCAAATGTGGGGAGAATTCCTGGGTAAAAACCAGGAAAGCCTTAATGGCGTTGGTGTCTTTGGCGATCCAGGCATGGCCGACGCTATTAAAAACGATATGTACGCTATTGGTTATAATAATATCAATTATGTTTATGACATGACAACCAGAGGCAAACGTGAAGGCCTTGAAATTATCCCTGTCGATCTGAATGAAAACGGAACAATTGATCCTGACGAAAATTTCTATTCCACCCTTGATGCCATGATCACAGCCATCAAGGACAACAAATATCCATCACCTCCAGCCCGCGATCTATACTTTGTTTCACAAGGAAAACCCAAAAATGCTGTCGTCGTTGCCTTCATCAAATGGATCCTCACCGACGGACAAAACTTTGTCAATGAGTCTGGATATGTTCGGTTGTCAGAAGAAAAAATCGGAAACGAACTCACCAAACTTTAA
- the pstC gene encoding phosphate ABC transporter permease subunit PstC — protein MIICLVIVIALPFILGIGLYFKSTLLLKDHTLIDLLTTSDWKPLSGKFGFLTFIISSLWVTFIALVIAGPICLLTTIHLTQYADKWVLKIMHPVIDILAGIPSVIYGVWGILVVVPFISKYAGPFFGRDVSGYSILAGGIVLSIMIMPFILNILIEVFNTIPSELKEASLSLGASKWQTIKHILVRKAFPGIISAFGLGVSRAFGETIAVLMVVGNVTKIPKGVFQPGYPLPALIANNYGEMLSIPLYDSALMLAALILFVVVLLFNMASRLAIIRVEKYK, from the coding sequence ATGATAATCTGCCTGGTCATTGTTATTGCCTTACCATTCATCCTCGGCATTGGCCTGTATTTCAAGTCGACCCTGTTGCTGAAAGACCATACACTTATTGACCTTTTGACAACATCCGATTGGAAACCTTTATCGGGTAAATTTGGCTTTTTAACCTTTATCATCAGCTCCTTATGGGTGACTTTTATCGCCCTGGTGATCGCTGGACCCATCTGTTTACTGACGACCATTCACCTTACGCAGTACGCTGATAAATGGGTTCTTAAAATCATGCACCCGGTAATCGATATTCTGGCAGGGATTCCTTCGGTCATTTATGGTGTATGGGGTATTTTGGTTGTCGTGCCTTTTATTTCAAAATATGCCGGTCCCTTTTTTGGCAGGGATGTTTCAGGCTATAGTATCCTTGCCGGAGGTATCGTCCTGTCAATCATGATCATGCCATTCATTTTGAATATTCTCATCGAAGTATTCAATACGATCCCAAGCGAACTCAAGGAAGCCTCCCTCTCGTTGGGTGCCAGTAAATGGCAGACTATAAAACATATCCTGGTCAGGAAGGCCTTTCCGGGCATCATCTCTGCCTTTGGACTGGGAGTATCACGAGCCTTCGGCGAAACTATCGCTGTGTTGATGGTTGTCGGTAATGTGACCAAAATACCTAAGGGCGTATTTCAGCCCGGCTATCCTTTACCTGCCTTGATTGCCAATAACTATGGTGAAATGTTATCCATACCATTATATGACTCAGCCCTTATGCTGGCTGCATTGATACTATTTGTCGTGGTGCTGCTGTTTAACATGGCATCACGATTGGCTATCATCCGGGTAGAAAAGTATAAATAG
- the pstA gene encoding phosphate ABC transporter permease PstA, which yields MGIRLRKAEEKFFRVIMFISSLIIALTLLIIIFSILYKGLPSLSWDMIFKTPKGGFYYGKEGGVLNAIIGSLYLSFGSTFLAFILGLPLALYMNIHLVKRRKLVNAIRFLLDLSWGIPSIVYGAFGFTLMIYLGMKTSLLAGIITVTLFILPIMVRAIDEVVKTVPGGLLESALSLGSTRSETAYRIFFKQCVPGIITAILLSFGRGIGDAASVLFTTGYTDYIPTSLLQPTATLPLSIFFQLSSPIPEVQNRAYASAVILVVIILIISILSRLFTKKYQKNQINF from the coding sequence ATGGGAATCAGACTTAGAAAAGCAGAAGAAAAATTTTTCCGGGTGATCATGTTCATCTCGTCGCTAATTATTGCATTGACTCTGCTTATCATTATTTTCAGTATCTTATACAAAGGGTTGCCCTCTTTATCCTGGGACATGATATTCAAGACACCCAAAGGCGGCTTCTATTATGGTAAAGAAGGCGGTGTTTTAAATGCAATCATAGGCTCCCTTTATCTCTCATTCGGATCGACTTTTCTGGCATTCATTCTGGGATTGCCTCTGGCATTATATATGAACATTCACTTGGTGAAACGGCGAAAGCTGGTCAATGCCATCCGCTTCCTCCTTGACCTGTCTTGGGGAATACCCTCTATCGTCTATGGCGCTTTTGGCTTTACCCTGATGATCTACCTCGGAATGAAAACATCATTGCTTGCAGGTATTATAACGGTTACACTGTTTATTTTACCCATTATGGTGCGGGCTATTGATGAGGTCGTTAAAACTGTACCGGGTGGATTGCTCGAATCAGCACTTTCCCTGGGTTCCACACGCTCAGAAACAGCCTACAGAATATTTTTCAAGCAGTGTGTCCCGGGTATTATCACAGCTATTCTCTTATCCTTCGGCAGAGGAATAGGTGATGCAGCTTCAGTGCTCTTCACAACAGGGTATACAGATTATATTCCTACATCCCTCCTCCAACCAACCGCCACACTGCCATTGTCCATTTTTTTCCAGTTATCATCTCCAATTCCGGAAGTCCAGAACCGCGCCTATGCCTCCGCTGTGATTCTGGTTGTTATTATACTTATTATCAGTATCCTGTCACGACTGTTCACCAAAAAGTACCAGAAGAACCAAATTAATTTCTGA
- a CDS encoding phosphate ABC transporter ATP-binding protein, which yields MGDETKIKIEDLNLYIGKQHILKDINSEIPKNKITIILGPSGCGKTTLLKSLNRLTDLYPEMKVSGRIWIDNEDVLHPSQDITRIRQKMGLLSQRPYPLPMNIYNNIAYGLRISGRKNKKYLNHRVEYYLKQASLWDEVHDRLKDPASALSIGQQQRLCLARGLAVDPEIILADEPTSALDPLSSQAIEEKFIELKQNYTIVLVTHILRQAKRIADHVLFMYLGEVIEQGTAEEVFEHPKMERTKAYFKGLFA from the coding sequence ATGGGCGATGAGACTAAAATAAAGATAGAAGATCTGAATTTATACATTGGGAAACAGCATATTCTGAAGGATATCAATTCAGAGATACCAAAAAACAAGATTACTATTATCCTGGGCCCTTCGGGATGCGGAAAGACAACATTGCTGAAGTCTCTTAACAGGCTTACTGACCTCTACCCTGAAATGAAAGTATCGGGCAGGATATGGATTGATAATGAAGATGTTTTGCATCCCAGCCAGGATATAACAAGGATACGGCAAAAAATGGGATTATTGTCACAAAGGCCATATCCTCTGCCAATGAATATATACAACAATATTGCCTATGGTCTAAGGATCAGTGGAAGGAAAAATAAGAAATATCTGAATCACCGCGTAGAATACTATTTAAAGCAAGCCAGCTTATGGGATGAGGTGCATGACCGTCTGAAGGATCCGGCTTCGGCCCTTTCCATTGGCCAGCAGCAGCGCCTTTGCCTGGCCAGGGGACTTGCCGTTGATCCGGAAATCATTCTTGCCGATGAGCCAACCTCTGCTCTCGACCCACTCTCAAGTCAGGCCATTGAAGAAAAATTCATAGAATTAAAACAAAATTATACGATAGTTTTAGTCACACATATTCTCAGGCAGGCAAAACGTATTGCCGACCACGTCCTCTTCATGTACCTCGGCGAAGTGATTGAACAGGGCACGGCAGAAGAGGTCTTCGAACATCCTAAAATGGAGAGAACAAAAGCCTATTTTAAAGGCCTGTTTGCTTAA
- a CDS encoding alginate export family protein, producing the protein MKTKITSSLFVLILLLIFSQTKAQFSIQAEYRPRFEYRYGYSVPPADDSDPAFFISQRARLAFTYKGQGISGKVTLQDCRVWGDQQTVSAAATLGLYETWFELKLHDSLSLKLGRQELVYDNERVMSKNDWRQPGRVHDAGVFKATFSGWKADFGAAFNQEKENVFGTDYDNTQPDIKGNYKTMAFIWIAKNFKSFKIGILGLTDGFQKTGTTRTMYLRGTFGGAVTYFKNNFDITFRSYYQMGKTQQGQDISAYYINPELNWNIRKKFLITPGMEYVSGKDALDKEDNKYRTFNLLYGTGHKFMGHMDLFTDMDKDTKKVGLVNLFIRTTFSLNEKIALKLDYNYFAIQNNYTVDGVAIDKYLGSEIDLNCKVDFSKYVSLLFGYSFIIDTPSMENIKGGNSDLWADWAFVMLTLKPTLFTSDK; encoded by the coding sequence ATGAAAACAAAAATTACCAGCAGCCTATTTGTATTAATTTTACTGCTAATCTTTTCACAAACAAAAGCTCAATTTTCAATTCAAGCCGAGTATCGGCCAAGATTCGAATACCGGTACGGGTATTCAGTACCTCCAGCCGATGATTCAGATCCCGCCTTCTTCATCAGTCAGCGTGCACGACTGGCTTTCACGTATAAGGGACAGGGTATCTCAGGTAAAGTAACCTTGCAGGACTGCAGGGTGTGGGGTGATCAACAAACGGTTTCGGCAGCAGCCACACTTGGACTTTATGAAACATGGTTTGAGCTTAAGCTCCATGATAGTCTTAGTTTGAAACTGGGACGCCAGGAACTGGTCTATGACAATGAACGTGTAATGTCAAAAAATGACTGGCGGCAACCCGGCAGAGTGCATGATGCCGGTGTGTTTAAAGCTACCTTCTCAGGCTGGAAAGCAGATTTCGGAGCCGCTTTCAATCAGGAAAAAGAAAATGTCTTCGGTACTGATTATGATAATACCCAGCCTGATATAAAAGGAAACTATAAGACAATGGCCTTCATCTGGATCGCAAAAAATTTCAAATCATTCAAAATCGGGATCCTCGGATTGACAGATGGTTTTCAGAAAACAGGTACAACACGTACCATGTACCTTAGAGGTACTTTCGGTGGAGCCGTCACATACTTTAAGAACAATTTTGATATTACATTCAGGAGCTATTACCAGATGGGAAAAACCCAGCAGGGACAGGATATCAGTGCTTATTATATCAACCCTGAACTTAACTGGAATATCAGAAAAAAATTTCTTATCACTCCGGGAATGGAATATGTTTCCGGCAAGGATGCACTTGACAAAGAAGATAACAAATACCGGACATTCAATCTGTTGTATGGCACAGGACACAAGTTTATGGGACATATGGACTTATTCACCGACATGGATAAAGATACCAAAAAGGTTGGCCTTGTCAACCTCTTTATCCGGACTACTTTTTCACTGAATGAAAAAATTGCACTTAAATTAGACTATAATTATTTTGCAATACAGAATAATTATACTGTTGATGGAGTGGCCATTGATAAATATCTTGGATCAGAAATCGACCTGAATTGCAAGGTGGATTTTTCTAAATATGTTTCCCTGCTTTTTGGATATTCATTTATCATTGACACACCTTCTATGGAAAATATTAAAGGTGGAAATAGTGATTTATGGGCAGATTGGGCTTTTGTGATGCTTACACTCAAACCGACACTCTTTACAAGCGATAAATAA